A DNA window from Vigna angularis cultivar LongXiaoDou No.4 chromosome 1, ASM1680809v1, whole genome shotgun sequence contains the following coding sequences:
- the LOC108322961 gene encoding ethanolamine-phosphate cytidylyltransferase, with translation MDYEHNSWIWEGVNYYPRVFGGLMVTAALLGLSTSYFGGIGVPYLSLPCSWSNLGIFHKKKSGKRRIRVYMDGCFDLMHYGHANALRQAKALGDELVVGLVSDEEIVANKGPPVLSMSERLALVSGLKWVDEVITDAPYAITEKFLDRLFHEYKIDYVIHGDDPCLLPDGTDAYAAAKKAGRYKQIKRTEGVSSTDIVGRILSSLRNKKSCEDHNGSEVKPQEENPSQASHIAQFLPTSRRIVQFSNGKGPGPNARIVYIDGAFDLFHAGHVEILKKARELGDFLLVGIHSDETVSEHRGNHYPIMHLHERSLSVLASRYVDEVIIGSPWEITKDMITTFNISLVVHGTIAEKSLNCELDPYEVPKSMGIFRLLESPKDITTATVAQRIMANHEAYVKRNAKKTRSEQRYYEEKKFVSGD, from the exons ATGGATTACGAACACAACAGTTGGATTTGGGAGGGGGTAAACTACTACCCGCGCGTGTTTGGGGGTCTAATGGTTACAGCAGCCTTGCTGGGGTTGTCAACCAGCTACTTTGGTGGGATTGGTGTTCCTTATTTGTCACTGCCATGTTCTTGGTCTAATTTGGGGATTTTCCACAAGAAGAAGTCTGGGAAGAGGCGCATTCGGGTTTACATGGATGGATGTTTTGATCTGATGCATTATGGCCATGCCAATGCTCTCAGACAAGCAAAGGCTCTTGGAGATGAATTGGTTGTGGGTCTCGTGAGTGATGAGGAGATCGTGGCCAATAAAGGACCACCCGTTTTGTCTATGTCAGAAAg GCTGGCCCTTGTCAGTGGATTGAAATGGGTGGATGAGGTCATAACCGATGCTCCTTATGCAATTACTGAGAAATTCTTGGATCGTCTCTTTCATGAATACAAAATTGACTATGTCATACACGGTGATGATCCGTGCCTGCTTCCAGACGGAACAGATGCATATGCTGCAGCAAAGAAAGCTGGTCGTTACAAGCAAATTAAGCGTACTGAAGGAGTTTCCAGTACAGATATCGTAG GGAGAATACTGTCttctttaagaaataaaaaaagttgtgaaGATCATAATGGCAGTGAGGTAAAACCTCAAGAAGAAAACCCATCACAGGCTTCCCACATAGCTCAATTTCTACCAACTTCCCGACGTATTGTCCAGTTTTCAAATGGCAAG GGTCCTGGACCAAATGCACGTATTGTATACATTGACGGGGCTTTTGATCTCTTTCACGCAGGCCATGTTGAG ATACTTAAGAAGGCTAGGGAGCTTGGAGATTTTCTTCTAGTTGGAATCCACTCAGATGAGACCGTGAG TGAGCATAGAGGAAATCACTATCCAATCATGCATCTGCATGAGCGTAGCCTTAGTGTGTTAGCTTCTCGTTATGTTGATGAAGTTATTATTGGTTCACCTTGGGAAATTACAAAGGACATG ATCACCACTTTTAATATCTCACTAGTTGTGCATGGTACTATTGCTGAGAAGTCATTAAAT TGTGAGCTAGATCCATATGAGGTCCCCAAGAGCATGGGAATATTCCGTTTGCTCGAAAGCCCAAAAGATATTACTACTGCCACTGTAGCCCAAAGGATAATGGCCAATCA